The Pithys albifrons albifrons isolate INPA30051 chromosome 6, PitAlb_v1, whole genome shotgun sequence region ATAGAAATGTAGTGCAAAGTGCTAAACAAGAGATGGCTATGCAAGAATCAATATTACATCTTTCAGTTCAAGCTAGTTCTTTAATGCTCTATTTTGTCTGAAGCACTTTTCAATTACAAGCAGATTACAAGAACAGCTTTTCCCATTAGTTTTGTCAGTTGTGCTTGGCAGAGGATCTCTTGCAGCTAAAGCTCTATTATTCTTGAATAATGGTGAATTCAGTAGGCCAGCAGAAACTATATAAATTACCCTGACTCAACAGGCTGCAATTAtagaatttttatttacttggaaaaaaaatttatatgaGCTCTATTTGTCGAATTCATCTCATCAACAGAAGAAAGATTAAGTATCAGTCTTCATCAAAATGCTTAAGAACACACTCAAGAACAGGCAGAAGCATTGTATTGAAATTAGGCCATTTCCAGTTATTTTATATTAGTCTGCCTCCAGTTTCTATTTCCTGAAGATAACTTTCAAATTTGAGTTTAATTTTAAGTATTCCCAGTGAAAGTGAATTGGCTGGAATATTTTCCTGTATGTGCACAGAGCTGTTTAGCTATATCAGCTTTTTCAATCTTTCTTGCCAGCTGCCATCCAAGTGGCATAAAGACAGCTGAAGGCTTTATTCAGGTAATTTCAAGCAAACAGTGCATATACACAGAGACATTGCATTTATTGAGTAGTGCAGTGAAAACTTCACCCTGATATGTATCTTTTACAGAGTCAGCAGGATATACAATCAGTGTAACCTGGGTAAGATTCCCTTCTGGTTTCTGAGACACAAAAAAAAGTTATCACTGCACTTCACAATAAGACAGAAGAGTGCTTCTTCACTGAACCGAGATCAGAACTGCTGCAACCTTTTTActaagaaaaaatgagaaaaagacaCACCAGGAGGAAAGGTGAGTGTACTAATGTGTTGTTCCAAAAAAGTGTTGTTTATATCTAGGTTAGTCAAAGGTGCAAGACTAAATATTTCAGTGGAAAACTTCTCCTGTGAGAGTATTCCCTCTTATGGAATGAGATGGTTGCAGACTGAGGGCAAAGATAACTCATTACGAATGCAATCTACATGATGAGATGGTGGGTTTTTCTCAGACTACAGCACAGAGGCAAAGCAGATGGTGCCAATATAAAGTGAAGCTGCAAGCCAGAAGCCAATCAAAATTCAactaaaaaatggaaaataattggGGAAGGAAAGTAAACAATGATGCTACAGTGGGCTTTAGAGGAAGGCAGTCCAGGAAACACTTGATGAGTTTCCAAGATACAGTGAGTGCTGAGATACCAACCCCAGCAGCATCTTTGACAGCTTGCACTACAGCTTGCTCTTAGGCATGTCTGAGTCCATCAAATGTTGCCAGAAAAAGGCCTGTATCCTGTGCCATGCATCTTCTTGGGCTTTCGCATGCTCCCTCCACTGCCCTCCCCAAGACACAAACATCCCAAGTACTCTGTGAATTGAAGCCTGGCACAGAGGCAGGTATGGTGGTTCCAAGAGGTGCCCTGCTCCAGAATAGGAGTAAAACTCCACTTCCCGTCCGTACTGCTGAAGGCGCTGAACAGCATCCTGGCAATAGAGGTCACTTTTCCAGTTTGTGTCATCCAGTCCAGATAGGAACAGGAACTTGGCTAAGGACCTCTCCACAGGAATGCGACAATCCCAAGTTGCTGGATCCCTGTGATCATCTAAGACGTCTGAAAAATCTACCAGGCCAGACTCATCACTGATCTTCATCCTCTCCAGGTTATATGGGTGGGGAGGAATAGTGAAACCATCTCCCTTCAGGGGAATGAAGGAATTAAAACCACTTCCTGATATGCTGACAGCTGCCTTGATGCCAGGTAGAAATGTGGCCACAGAAAGGGCTAGATCAGCTCCTTTAGACAAGCCCAAAACACCAATCCCAGTATCTCTCACCTGGAACAGAGTTATGAAAACAACATTATCAACTACTCCTTATTTCCTGGGCTGACATAATGTCTCTAGTTCTGCTTTCTCATTCCACATCCACCTACGACTTATATTttgccccttccctctctctgttCAGGTTATTTCAATCCCTCATCTATGCCTTTGCTGAGGCTACACAAGAGTGACTATGAATTCTACAGTCCTTCAACACATCCCCTCCTGTAACACTTTCCCTTCCTGGTGACATCTACAGACAAAGCCTCTGCTCCCTCCACATCCTAGCTAGACATTTGTTCTTGGTATGGAATCTTTTCCTGCTCCTATCTCCAAACTACTTTTTCAAGGGTTTACCTGCCTTAAATTTCTTTATTGGCATCTTTTTAATACTGTCCTACAGCTGgtctgtaattttctttttttgcttaaGAAGATGCAAGGTTCCTTACAGCTGAGGCTCAGTGACTCCAACAGCTGTTTAAATCAACTGATTTATGGTGAAGGCTCTTCATATCAAAATCTAGGTGTTTCAGAGCTCTGTGAGGAAAAAGACAAGCAAGCAAGGCTGAATTCTGCGCTCCCACTGGTTACAGTCCCAGTGTCCATGTGCTATAAAGTAAATAactttgggaaatgaatagGCCTTTAAGTAGCACtccattaaaattttaaatgctaCTTGGTATCTCTTGGTCACTTTTGGGTTAAGTATGATGATACATTGCTATGCTGACTTGTTCCAAGTACAGCTTTAATATGTATCACACCCTCCAGTAATACAACTATAAGGGATTCTTTTGCTAAAGTTTTCTATTATTGTCTTTGGAAACTTTAGAAGAACACTTCTCCTGAAACATAATCAAAAGCTTGGGAATGTTTTCCCTCCTAAAAtcttgaaaaatacaaaagttGGGAAAAATTAAGATTTACTGCTTAAGCAGTGTTGTACTTCTAGTCCATGAAGGGCTTTGTTTTAATCTTTCACAAATCTGGTTTGCCAGCATGTTATGGACTGTTACAAGATCCTGTGCAAAATCAGCTACTCAGATACTTTGAAAATTTGAGTTGAAGCATATGCTTTTCCATCTCTCAAGATCACATTGTCTTTCAGACAATGGTGTATGCTTCTAATGTTTCAGAAACTTAGTTGTGTTCACTGACATATAGCATTCCAGTTAGAAAACTGCAAAATAGTTTCCAACATGAAGAGCACCATAATTTGTGCCTTACCTGCTGCTGCTTCCGCAAGAAGTTAACGGCTTCCTCAAAATAGGCCAGTTCAAGAAACTCTGGCATAGTAGGGATATCTTCAAATGCCATATAAGCAAGAGCCAGGGTCACAAAGCCTCTGCTAGCCAGGAGACTTGCTCTGTATTCAATAAGACCTCCTCCAGAACCATACAAATCAATAAGTCCAGGGAACGGACCAGGTCCTGCAATGAAAGGGGTGAGTATAATGAAGTGTGCAGTAAAAGAAAAGTGCCTACAGTTGTCCTTTCATTGGTGCCCCCTTAGCACACAACAGTAAATATCAGAAGAAAATCATCCTCTGAAGATTTCCGTGGTGGCTGTCATTTTCAGGTACACACAAAATCACTGTAAGGACATGAATTCGGTTATTTCTTCTCTTAGAAACTCATTATAGGAAGTTATAGGTTGGTTATTCTTCTCCCACTATGAATTTTGCTGACATTGACCTAGATGTTCTCAGACCATTGGGGAT contains the following coding sequences:
- the LOC139673190 gene encoding acyl-coenzyme A thioesterase 1-like; translation: MTVQVTVLPSPRCLFDDPVQIRVVGLRPQQAVTLRASLVDESGELFQAHARYRAGSSGELDLCRSPALGGSYLGVEPMGLLWSLQSKTPYKRLAKRNVLTPFCVDLEVYEGHGDMSCLLGKCTNERWFLGEGVKRISVREGRLKGTLFLPPGPGPFPGLIDLYGSGGGLIEYRASLLASRGFVTLALAYMAFEDIPTMPEFLELAYFEEAVNFLRKQQQVRDTGIGVLGLSKGADLALSVATFLPGIKAAVSISGSGFNSFIPLKGDGFTIPPHPYNLERMKISDESGLVDFSDVLDDHRDPATWDCRIPVERSLAKFLFLSGLDDTNWKSDLYCQDAVQRLQQYGREVEFYSYSGAGHLLEPPYLPLCQASIHRVLGMFVSWGGQWREHAKAQEDAWHRIQAFFWQHLMDSDMPKSKL